Proteins from one Gibbsiella quercinecans genomic window:
- a CDS encoding ABC transporter permease, with translation MTCDITPNERTVTGATVKLGAPPQRPRGYYRHLRGFLLPIALLLAVEGIVRIGWVPAYVMPPPSEIWLSFAELAQGPLWQHILASSLRVLTGFTLGAGLALLLGALVGLSKVLEAYLDPMFQALRAVPSLAWVPLLLIWLGIDEGAKITLIAIGSFFPVYLNLVAGVRNVDRKLVEVGTLYGFSKIRLVRRIIIPAAQPYLFTGLRAGLSMAWLCVVAAELLAATQGIGYLLTDGRETSRPDLVLVAIITLALMGKITDSLLKSLETKALSWRDGYAGEE, from the coding sequence ATGACCTGCGATATCACCCCCAATGAAAGAACAGTGACTGGCGCCACCGTAAAACTGGGCGCCCCCCCGCAGCGGCCCAGAGGCTATTATCGCCATCTGCGCGGGTTCTTACTGCCGATTGCTTTGTTGTTGGCGGTGGAAGGCATTGTGCGCATTGGCTGGGTGCCGGCCTATGTGATGCCGCCGCCGAGCGAAATCTGGCTAAGCTTTGCCGAACTGGCCCAAGGCCCGCTTTGGCAGCATATTCTGGCCAGTTCCCTGCGCGTGCTCACCGGCTTTACGCTAGGCGCCGGCCTAGCACTGTTACTCGGTGCGCTGGTCGGGTTAAGCAAAGTGCTGGAAGCCTACCTTGATCCGATGTTCCAGGCGCTGCGGGCGGTGCCAAGCCTGGCGTGGGTGCCGCTGTTGCTGATCTGGCTCGGGATAGACGAAGGCGCCAAGATCACCCTGATCGCCATCGGCTCGTTCTTCCCGGTCTATCTGAACCTGGTCGCCGGTGTGCGCAATGTGGATCGCAAGCTGGTCGAAGTGGGCACCCTGTACGGTTTTTCCAAAATCAGGCTGGTGCGCCGGATCATTATCCCGGCCGCCCAGCCGTACCTCTTCACCGGCCTGCGCGCGGGGCTGTCTATGGCCTGGCTGTGCGTGGTGGCGGCGGAACTGCTGGCGGCCACCCAGGGTATTGGCTACCTGCTCACCGACGGGCGGGAAACCTCCCGGCCGGATCTGGTGCTGGTCGCCATTATTACCCTGGCCCTGATGGGCAAGATAACCGACAGCCTGCTCAAATCATTAGAAACCAAGGCCCTGTCCTGGCGCGACGGTTACGCCGGTGAGGAGTGA
- a CDS encoding ABC transporter ATP-binding protein, with product MSTLLRLENIKKTYNQRTVLSNVSIELRAGEVISLIGPSGCGKSTLLRIAAGLDRAFHGSLDIAHAAAGNAKNAIGVVFQEPRLMPWLTVAQNVGFEDGNNADSQWVNQLIADVGLAGHEHALPKQLSGGQAQRVAIARGLYSKPQVLLMDEPFSAVDAFTRMHLQELVEQLARQYHIALLLVTHDLDEAFYLSDRVLILGGTPGHIIQEVNVAVARPRDRRDDQLAHLKAGALTELIKIHA from the coding sequence ATGAGTACCCTGTTACGCCTTGAAAACATCAAAAAAACCTACAACCAGCGCACCGTGTTGAGCAACGTCAGCATTGAACTGCGGGCGGGGGAAGTGATCAGCCTGATCGGCCCCAGCGGCTGCGGCAAAAGCACCCTGCTACGGATTGCCGCCGGGTTGGATCGCGCCTTTCACGGCAGCCTGGACATCGCCCACGCCGCGGCGGGGAACGCCAAAAACGCCATCGGCGTGGTGTTCCAGGAGCCGCGCCTGATGCCGTGGCTGACGGTGGCGCAAAACGTCGGGTTTGAAGACGGCAACAACGCCGATAGCCAGTGGGTAAACCAGCTGATTGCCGACGTCGGCCTGGCCGGGCATGAGCACGCCCTGCCCAAACAGCTTTCCGGCGGCCAGGCCCAGCGGGTGGCGATTGCCCGCGGCCTTTACAGCAAGCCGCAGGTACTGCTGATGGATGAGCCTTTTAGCGCCGTCGATGCCTTCACCCGCATGCATTTGCAAGAGCTGGTGGAACAACTGGCCCGCCAGTACCACATTGCCCTGCTGCTGGTCACGCACGATCTGGATGAAGCTTTTTACCTAAGCGATCGCGTGCTGATCCTGGGCGGCACCCCCGGGCATATCATCCAGGAGGTCAACGTGGCCGTCGCCAGGCCGCGCGATCGGCGCGACGATCAATTAGCCCATCTGAAAGCCGGGGCGCTCACGGAGCTGATTAAAATCCACGCCTGA
- a CDS encoding PLP-dependent cysteine synthase family protein yields the protein MSILDMVGNTPLLALPHFSEETPGVLLLAKAEFMNPSGSVKDRAAKAMVLDGIAQGKLVRGKTIIDATSGNTGIAYAMIGAALGYKVVLYMPQNTSIERKQIIRHYGATIVETDPLEGSDGAYLAVKAQVEHDPERYFYPDQYNNPVNPRTHFATTGWEIWQQTQRSITHFIASMGTSGSFVGSARRLKQENPRIQTLAVQPASPLHGIEGTKHMASSIKPGILDETLLDGVVTVTTEEAYAATRRLAKHEGIFAGISSGANVAAAFRLAQTLPSGSVVVTLLCDTGSRYLADPFWNERE from the coding sequence ATGAGTATTCTTGATATGGTAGGCAATACGCCATTATTAGCCCTGCCGCATTTTTCTGAAGAAACGCCGGGCGTTTTACTGCTGGCAAAAGCGGAATTCATGAACCCCAGCGGTTCGGTAAAAGACCGGGCGGCAAAGGCCATGGTACTTGACGGGATCGCCCAAGGGAAACTGGTGCGTGGAAAAACCATCATCGACGCCACCAGCGGCAATACCGGCATTGCCTACGCCATGATAGGCGCAGCGCTGGGGTACAAGGTGGTGCTGTATATGCCGCAGAACACCAGCATTGAGCGTAAACAGATCATCCGCCATTACGGCGCCACCATTGTGGAAACCGATCCGCTGGAAGGTTCCGACGGTGCCTATCTGGCGGTGAAAGCGCAGGTAGAGCACGATCCCGAGCGCTATTTTTATCCCGATCAGTACAACAACCCCGTAAACCCCCGCACGCATTTTGCCACCACAGGTTGGGAAATCTGGCAGCAAACGCAGCGCAGCATCACGCATTTCATCGCCAGCATGGGCACCTCCGGCAGCTTTGTCGGCAGTGCCCGGCGCTTGAAGCAAGAAAACCCACGAATTCAAACGCTGGCGGTGCAGCCGGCTTCCCCACTGCATGGCATTGAAGGCACGAAGCACATGGCCAGCAGCATCAAACCCGGCATTTTGGATGAAACCTTGCTAGACGGCGTGGTGACGGTAACGACGGAAGAAGCCTATGCCGCAACCCGCCGTCTGGCGAAACATGAAGGCATTTTTGCCGGCATCTCTTCCGGCGCCAACGTGGCGGCGGCCTTCAGGCTGGCGCAAACGCTGCCCAGCGGCTCAGTGGTGGTCACACTGCTTTGCGATACCGGTTCTCGCTATCTGGCAGACCCTTTTTGGAATGAACGCGAATGA
- a CDS encoding Mov34/MPN/PAD-1 family protein: MIRLTTETERLIRTEGEKTYPNECCGALLGNFDKNGDAQVAALLPIVNAREAQEQYHRFVITADDYLLAERTARAQGVDVVGFYHSHPDHPAIPSDYDREHALPFYAYIIVAVAQGQSGDLTSWRLAQDRQRFDQETVSVAQ; the protein is encoded by the coding sequence ATGATTCGATTAACAACGGAAACGGAACGCCTGATCCGCACAGAAGGCGAAAAAACCTACCCTAACGAGTGCTGCGGCGCGCTGTTGGGCAACTTCGACAAGAACGGCGATGCGCAAGTGGCGGCGCTGCTGCCGATCGTCAATGCACGCGAAGCGCAGGAGCAGTATCACCGCTTTGTCATCACCGCCGACGATTATCTCTTGGCAGAGCGTACCGCACGGGCGCAGGGCGTTGACGTGGTCGGATTCTATCATTCACACCCGGATCACCCGGCGATCCCTTCCGATTATGACCGCGAGCACGCCCTGCCGTTTTACGCCTACATCATTGTCGCCGTGGCCCAGGGGCAATCTGGCGATCTCACCAGTTGGCGGTTGGCGCAGGATCGCCAGCGTTTTGATCAGGAAACGGTCAGCGTGGCGCAGTAA
- a CDS encoding MoaD/ThiS family protein: protein MAATLLIPTALRAFTDGQGKVSLEGETVGQLVAALATRYPDIHQHLYEDDGSLRSFINLYVGETNIKTTGGLDTPVKNGDDVILVPAIAGGAGARV from the coding sequence ATGGCAGCAACATTATTGATTCCGACCGCATTACGCGCCTTTACCGATGGCCAGGGGAAAGTGAGCCTGGAGGGAGAAACCGTTGGGCAACTGGTGGCCGCATTGGCAACACGCTATCCCGATATCCATCAGCACCTCTATGAAGACGATGGCTCGCTGCGCTCGTTTATCAACCTGTACGTGGGCGAAACCAATATCAAAACCACCGGCGGCCTGGATACGCCGGTCAAAAACGGCGATGACGTGATTCTGGTGCCCGCCATCGCAGGCGGCGCAGGGGCGCGGGTATGA
- the moeB gene encoding molybdopterin-synthase adenylyltransferase MoeB — translation MSLPSIIPDDRLATLSHAEIARYSRHLLLAEVGLEGQQRLKSARVLLIGTGGLGAPVALYLAAAGVGTIGIVDFDFVEVSNLQRQIIHSTKDIDRPKVASAKDKIRAINPDIEVVTYNTQLSSKNALEIIRNYDIVVDGTDNYPTRYLINDACVLLGKPNVYGSIFQFEGQASVFYAKNGPCYRCLYPAPPPPGLVPSCAEGGVVGVLPGIIGTIQAAEAIKLIIGGNDSLIGRLLLFDVWQMKQRELKLEKDPNCPVCGEHPTIHALIDYEEFCGLKPTEEETPIESVTARELKTWLDAKKPLQLIDIREPHERAIVKFPDAKVIPLGQIVRRIAEFDPAVDAVFLCKIGQRSLFAIRALQRAGYTGRVLNLKDGINAWAQDVDTSLPQY, via the coding sequence ATGAGCCTTCCCAGCATTATTCCTGACGATCGCCTGGCAACGTTGTCGCATGCCGAGATCGCGCGTTACAGCCGCCACCTGCTGCTGGCGGAGGTCGGGCTGGAAGGGCAGCAGCGGCTGAAAAGCGCGCGGGTATTGTTGATCGGTACCGGTGGCCTGGGCGCACCGGTGGCGCTGTATTTGGCTGCCGCCGGCGTGGGTACGATCGGCATTGTGGATTTCGATTTTGTTGAGGTTTCCAACCTGCAGCGGCAAATCATCCACAGCACCAAAGACATCGATCGCCCCAAGGTCGCCTCCGCCAAAGATAAAATCCGCGCCATTAACCCGGATATCGAGGTGGTGACCTACAACACCCAGCTCAGCAGTAAAAACGCGCTGGAGATCATTCGCAATTACGACATCGTCGTCGACGGTACCGATAACTACCCTACCCGCTACCTGATCAACGATGCCTGCGTGCTGCTCGGCAAGCCTAACGTATACGGTTCCATCTTCCAGTTTGAAGGCCAGGCGAGCGTGTTCTACGCCAAAAACGGCCCGTGCTATCGCTGCCTTTACCCGGCGCCACCGCCGCCAGGGCTGGTGCCCTCCTGCGCCGAAGGCGGCGTCGTCGGCGTGCTGCCCGGCATCATTGGCACCATTCAGGCCGCCGAGGCCATCAAACTGATCATCGGCGGCAACGACAGCCTGATCGGCCGCCTGCTGCTGTTCGATGTCTGGCAGATGAAACAGCGTGAGCTGAAGCTGGAAAAAGATCCCAACTGCCCTGTCTGTGGCGAGCACCCAACGATCCATGCGCTGATCGACTATGAGGAGTTCTGCGGCCTGAAGCCCACGGAAGAGGAAACACCGATCGAAAGCGTCACGGCCCGCGAGCTGAAAACCTGGTTGGATGCCAAAAAACCGCTGCAGTTGATTGATATTCGCGAGCCGCACGAGCGGGCGATTGTGAAGTTCCCAGATGCCAAGGTGATCCCACTGGGGCAGATCGTGCGCCGTATTGCCGAGTTTGATCCTGCCGTGGACGCAGTGTTCCTGTGCAAGATCGGCCAGCGCAGTCTGTTCGCCATCCGTGCGCTGCAGCGCGCCGGCTACACCGGCCGGGTACTGAATTTGAAAGACGGCATTAACGCGTGGGCGCAGGATGTGGATACCAGCCTGCCCCAGTACTGA
- a CDS encoding family 2A encapsulin nanocompartment shell protein, with amino-acid sequence MTDKNVLNALGRDAAYQLANVTKTAPQFGAITPRWVSYFLDYKGLEAGIYRVNKVVEGDTPLDALCSQDPTRIEIPKGYIEYQTQPREYQLDSIATIVNVDTKIADIYSSPFDQASEQIALAIESLRERQESQLINNDDYGLLKNVADAQRIQTRNGRPTPDDLDELIAKVWKEPSFFLAHPRAIAAFAREATRRGVPPVTVNLHGGTFILWRGIPLIPSDKLFVDGLKNPKGKGGKTNILLIRSGESKRGVLGLYQSGLPNEQSRGLSVRFRGIDDNGVASYLLSLYCSAAILADDAIAVLEDVEVGEYYDYE; translated from the coding sequence ATGACAGATAAAAACGTTCTTAACGCTCTGGGGCGTGACGCCGCGTATCAACTGGCCAACGTGACCAAAACGGCGCCGCAGTTTGGGGCGATCACGCCGCGCTGGGTCAGCTATTTTCTGGACTACAAAGGGCTTGAGGCCGGGATCTATCGCGTTAACAAAGTGGTGGAAGGCGATACCCCGCTGGATGCGCTGTGCAGCCAGGATCCCACCCGCATTGAAATCCCTAAAGGCTATATCGAATACCAGACGCAGCCGCGTGAATACCAGTTGGACTCCATCGCCACCATCGTTAACGTCGATACCAAAATCGCTGATATTTACAGCTCGCCGTTCGATCAGGCTTCCGAACAAATCGCGTTGGCGATTGAAAGCCTGCGCGAGCGCCAGGAAAGCCAGCTAATCAATAACGATGACTATGGCCTGCTGAAGAACGTTGCCGATGCCCAACGTATCCAGACGCGCAACGGCCGCCCAACGCCGGACGATCTGGATGAGCTGATTGCCAAGGTGTGGAAAGAGCCCTCGTTCTTCCTCGCCCACCCGCGCGCCATCGCGGCGTTTGCCCGTGAAGCCACGCGCCGCGGGGTGCCGCCGGTCACCGTCAACCTGCACGGCGGTACCTTTATTTTGTGGCGCGGCATCCCGCTGATCCCTTCGGATAAACTGTTTGTCGACGGGTTGAAAAACCCGAAAGGCAAAGGCGGCAAAACCAATATCCTGCTGATCCGTTCCGGCGAGAGCAAACGCGGCGTGCTGGGCCTGTACCAGTCCGGGCTGCCAAATGAACAATCCCGTGGCCTGTCAGTGCGCTTCCGCGGCATTGACGACAACGGCGTCGCCTCCTACCTGCTTTCACTCTATTGCTCCGCCGCCATTCTGGCCGATGATGCCATCGCCGTATTGGAAGACGTTGAAGTAGGTGAATATTATGACTACGAATAA
- a CDS encoding cysteine desulfurase — MTTNNLSLPGWPGSGERSPSARDYGLPDERDLHALLGERAPKPHAPDPAYAPQVVPYGQNSATAVAPRPGVTPSSVPAPLARVGQVPVEHIRADFPILAEQVDGKPLVWLDNAATTQRPRQVIERISHFYLHENSNIHRAAHTLAARSTDAYEAARDKVARFIGAGSSANIVFVRGTTEGLNLIAQSYVKPLLRPGDEIILTLLEHHANIVPWQLVAQETGAVLRVAPVDENGQLILEEYSRLFNDKTRFVSATHVSNALGTVTPVQELVAIAHRFGVRIAIDGAQSISHIPVNVTTLDADFFVFSGHKVFGPTGIGVVYGKQEVLDEARPYQGGGNMIADVTFELTRYQPAPNKFEAGTGNIADAVGLGAAIDYVTAIGITNIAQYEHALLEYGIEKLTQIPGLKLIGTAAQKTSVLSFVLEGHENEAIGRYLSQAGIAVRAGHHCAQPILRHFGYETTVRPSLAFYNTPQEIDFLAEKITLLATGSRR; from the coding sequence ATGACTACGAATAATCTTTCGCTGCCGGGTTGGCCAGGCAGCGGCGAGCGCTCACCGTCAGCCCGTGATTACGGCCTGCCGGACGAACGTGATTTGCACGCGCTGCTGGGGGAGCGTGCCCCGAAGCCGCACGCGCCGGATCCGGCCTATGCGCCGCAGGTAGTGCCTTACGGCCAGAATAGCGCCACCGCCGTCGCACCACGGCCTGGCGTAACGCCATCATCAGTCCCGGCGCCGTTGGCACGCGTCGGCCAAGTGCCGGTGGAACATATCCGCGCCGATTTCCCGATCCTTGCTGAACAGGTTGACGGCAAACCGCTGGTCTGGCTGGACAACGCGGCCACCACCCAACGGCCAAGGCAGGTTATTGAGCGCATCAGCCACTTTTACCTGCATGAAAATTCAAACATTCATCGGGCGGCGCATACGCTGGCCGCACGCTCGACGGATGCCTACGAGGCCGCGCGGGACAAGGTGGCGCGCTTTATCGGTGCGGGCAGTTCGGCCAATATCGTGTTCGTGCGTGGCACCACCGAAGGGCTGAACCTGATTGCGCAAAGCTATGTCAAACCCCTGCTGCGCCCGGGGGATGAGATCATCCTGACCCTGCTGGAACACCACGCCAACATTGTGCCGTGGCAACTGGTGGCTCAAGAGACTGGCGCGGTGCTCCGCGTGGCGCCAGTAGATGAAAACGGCCAGTTGATTCTTGAAGAATATAGTCGCCTGTTCAATGACAAAACGCGTTTTGTTTCGGCCACCCACGTATCCAACGCTCTCGGCACCGTGACACCGGTGCAGGAACTGGTGGCGATCGCCCATCGTTTTGGCGTGCGTATTGCCATTGATGGCGCCCAGTCAATCTCGCATATCCCGGTAAATGTGACCACGTTGGACGCCGACTTCTTTGTCTTTTCCGGCCATAAGGTGTTCGGCCCTACCGGCATCGGTGTGGTATACGGCAAGCAGGAGGTACTGGACGAAGCACGCCCGTATCAGGGCGGTGGCAATATGATCGCCGATGTCACTTTTGAGCTGACGCGTTACCAACCGGCGCCAAATAAGTTCGAAGCCGGGACAGGCAACATTGCCGATGCCGTTGGGCTTGGCGCGGCCATTGATTATGTCACCGCAATCGGAATCACCAATATCGCCCAGTATGAGCATGCGCTGCTGGAATATGGCATTGAGAAACTGACGCAGATCCCTGGGCTAAAGCTGATTGGCACCGCCGCCCAAAAGACCAGCGTGTTGTCTTTTGTGCTGGAAGGCCATGAAAATGAAGCGATCGGGCGCTACCTCAGCCAGGCCGGGATTGCAGTGCGTGCCGGGCACCACTGCGCACAACCGATCCTGCGCCACTTCGGCTACGAAACGACGGTGCGGCCTTCGCTCGCCTTTTACAATACCCCACAGGAAATTGATTTTCTGGCAGAAAAAATCACGTTGTTGGCAACAGGCTCGCGGCGCTAA
- a CDS encoding fimbrial protein: protein MSVARYFKLSIVTLLAVGCLLPKESAAVTTSASGGGTITFSGAVTKGTCNWEGDSPDFTVKLDPITRSELGTTVGLADAKKVAFDLVLYNACEFPYMTTMVDGGIYFTGSNVSDDRLYLKNDYGTARGVGIAITSDGATILPMNRISSTQDGTVHFDYDYTLAKGTIHFYAHYYNYGGENISTGSVITSVIYYMDYV, encoded by the coding sequence ATGTCAGTAGCCCGTTATTTTAAGTTATCCATTGTAACTCTTCTGGCCGTAGGGTGTTTGCTCCCAAAGGAGTCTGCCGCTGTTACCACTTCTGCGTCCGGGGGCGGTACCATCACATTCAGCGGGGCTGTAACAAAGGGTACCTGTAATTGGGAAGGGGATAGCCCAGATTTTACCGTCAAACTCGACCCAATCACCCGTAGCGAATTGGGGACGACGGTGGGGTTGGCCGACGCGAAAAAGGTAGCGTTTGATTTAGTCCTGTATAATGCATGTGAGTTTCCCTATATGACTACGATGGTAGACGGCGGTATCTATTTTACAGGCTCAAATGTCTCTGATGATCGGCTATACCTGAAGAATGATTACGGGACAGCACGGGGAGTAGGCATAGCTATTACTTCAGACGGCGCAACCATACTGCCAATGAATAGGATTTCCAGTACACAGGATGGAACAGTCCACTTCGATTACGATTATACTTTGGCCAAGGGCACGATACATTTTTACGCTCATTACTATAACTACGGCGGTGAAAATATCTCTACCGGTTCAGTAATTACCAGCGTAATTTATTATATGGACTATGTGTAA
- a CDS encoding multidrug effflux MFS transporter has translation MSTGAAPAGSNTLTIIMVLSVLSIFPPLATDMYLSAFGDIQVYLNAPDGALELSLSVFFLGLCAGQLVFGPLIDRFGRKGPLLVGAALFCVATVLLLMTRSTSIFVGLRFIQALGACGGMVVGRAVVSDLYEGTAAARTMTLLVMLMTLGPVVSPLLGGVIVTQFGWKMVFITMLAIGALALALASLLLPETLPATKRLKTPLTGVFSDYWQLLASRPFVVPALVSSLIQAAMFSFITASSSVFQGVLGLNKIEYGLAFGFVALGLVVASFVNSRLLVKLQVQTVISIVLPLFVAISFVLLLVSQTHRLWVLIAPLWFSIAMVGLLSANATSIAMEAARGQSGVGSALVGAMQFGVAFICSAMVASAISSSALPLALGILIPALTALILWSFSRTSSGCGI, from the coding sequence ATGAGCACAGGAGCTGCCCCCGCCGGATCAAACACGCTGACGATCATCATGGTGCTCTCTGTTCTTTCGATTTTTCCGCCGCTGGCTACCGACATGTATCTGTCGGCCTTCGGCGACATCCAGGTTTATCTCAATGCCCCGGATGGCGCGCTAGAGCTGTCGCTGTCGGTATTCTTCCTTGGCCTATGCGCCGGCCAACTGGTGTTCGGCCCCTTAATCGACCGCTTCGGCCGCAAGGGGCCGCTGCTGGTCGGAGCCGCGCTGTTCTGCGTTGCAACTGTGCTGTTGCTTATGACCCGCTCAACCTCGATATTCGTCGGCCTGCGGTTCATCCAGGCGCTTGGCGCCTGTGGCGGCATGGTGGTGGGGCGCGCGGTGGTCTCAGATCTCTATGAGGGTACCGCAGCGGCACGAACCATGACGCTACTGGTCATGTTGATGACGCTCGGGCCCGTCGTATCGCCGCTGCTGGGCGGTGTTATCGTAACGCAGTTCGGCTGGAAAATGGTCTTTATCACTATGTTGGCGATCGGTGCTCTTGCGCTGGCGCTGGCATCCTTGCTGCTGCCAGAAACCTTACCTGCCACAAAACGGCTCAAGACGCCGCTGACAGGCGTATTCAGCGATTACTGGCAGTTGTTGGCTTCCCGCCCGTTCGTCGTCCCGGCCTTAGTCAGTTCATTGATCCAGGCGGCCATGTTCTCCTTTATCACAGCCTCATCCAGCGTTTTCCAGGGCGTGCTCGGCCTCAACAAGATTGAATATGGTCTGGCCTTCGGTTTTGTCGCGCTCGGGTTGGTCGTCGCCTCGTTCGTCAACAGTCGGTTGTTGGTAAAGTTGCAGGTACAAACGGTTATCAGCATCGTACTGCCGCTGTTTGTGGCTATTAGCTTCGTACTGCTGCTGGTTTCGCAAACTCATCGGCTTTGGGTGCTGATCGCCCCACTCTGGTTCTCAATCGCCATGGTCGGTTTGCTGAGCGCGAACGCCACCTCCATTGCCATGGAGGCGGCACGGGGGCAATCGGGTGTGGGCTCGGCCTTGGTCGGCGCCATGCAATTCGGCGTCGCCTTCATCTGTTCAGCCATGGTGGCTTCAGCGATCAGCTCAAGCGCTTTACCTTTGGCGCTCGGGATACTGATCCCAGCCCTTACCGCGCTGATACTCTGGTCATTTAGCCGAACATCTTCCGGCTGCGGAATATGA
- a CDS encoding fimbrial protein, which translates to MQIIMFKKYLLNVLLALFGLFAGGQVHAAWCDPYGILIGDRSMAVTSNGSTDISDMLSLSNSYSYTQSSNFSNYTLQCWSGSTTLYYRNGINGGYTVKFTNGDLDTYIKFTASLSKSSQTFTGFVNTTIAASTFDADMTLNAEVVNGTTYDATTSGSSIELPVLYLVTSSGNSTYATASALRNVVSTSAQAASASFSYVKAFASMTVNFLPTTTTCVIENLAFSLPNTTVFALKSGDYSDSQFTIPVSCSGSVNSLATKTFNLRAYSNDLVDTGNYIIRNPSSTSSGIGFQLFNSAADPIKMSSTFDSSATSLASMTKSSSLVSSLTGIDIGARYKIYDSSNLSAGSVVGTMVIYMEYE; encoded by the coding sequence ATGCAAATAATCATGTTTAAAAAGTATTTACTCAATGTGCTCTTGGCACTCTTTGGGCTTTTTGCTGGGGGGCAGGTACATGCTGCCTGGTGTGATCCATATGGCATTTTGATCGGTGACCGTTCAATGGCGGTCACCAGTAACGGTTCCACTGATATTAGCGATATGCTTTCGTTAAGTAATAGCTATTCCTACACCCAAAGCTCAAATTTTTCAAATTATACGTTACAGTGCTGGTCCGGTTCGACAACGTTGTATTATCGTAATGGTATAAATGGCGGTTACACGGTTAAATTCACTAATGGAGATCTGGATACCTATATCAAATTTACCGCATCGCTATCAAAAAGCAGCCAAACGTTTACGGGCTTTGTAAACACGACTATTGCGGCAAGTACTTTTGATGCCGATATGACGCTTAACGCCGAGGTCGTGAACGGTACCACCTATGATGCCACGACCTCGGGTTCCAGCATAGAGCTACCGGTCTTGTACTTGGTGACCTCAAGCGGCAATTCCACCTATGCAACCGCAAGCGCTTTGCGCAATGTTGTCTCTACTTCTGCTCAGGCAGCCTCAGCCTCATTCAGTTATGTCAAAGCATTTGCGTCGATGACGGTGAATTTCTTGCCGACCACTACGACCTGCGTCATTGAGAACCTTGCGTTTTCCTTGCCCAACACTACTGTTTTTGCGTTGAAATCCGGTGATTATTCGGACAGCCAGTTCACGATCCCGGTGAGCTGTAGCGGCAGCGTGAATAGCCTCGCCACGAAGACGTTTAATTTACGCGCCTACAGTAACGATCTGGTCGATACCGGCAATTACATAATCAGAAATCCCTCCTCAACTTCATCCGGCATTGGTTTTCAGTTATTTAACAGTGCTGCGGATCCCATCAAAATGAGCTCAACGTTTGATTCCAGCGCCACCTCGTTGGCCTCAATGACCAAAAGCAGTAGTTTGGTCTCGTCACTCACTGGCATAGATATCGGCGCACGCTACAAGATTTACGACAGCAGTAATCTCTCGGCTGGCTCGGTGGTTGGCACTATGGTGATTTATATGGAATATGAGTAG